Below is a genomic region from Actinomadura sp. NAK00032.
GCGCACGAGCAGCAGATCGGCTACTACGAACTGCTCAGCGGCCGCGTCACCGACTGGCAGCAGCAGGAGATCGCCCGCATCCAGCGCGGCTTCGACGGCTACGGCGAGTTCCTGTCGCAGATGTTCACCGGCGCCGACCGCTACGTCCTGCAGATGTACGCGCAGCAGGCGGAGCCGATGCGCACCCTCATCCTGGCCTGCCCCCTCGCCTTCGACACCGCCGTCTCCCAGAACCGCAGCATCGGCGGCTGGATCTAGCCGCATCGGCTGGCGGCGCCGCCCAGGCCCCCGGCGCCGCCACCCGATGCACCTCATCTCCGTGGGAGTGAGCGGAGCCTCCCAAGCGCCCGCCCTCGAGTCGGATGAACGGATGCTGTGGGGGCCGTGCCCAACCGGGCCTCGATCTCGACAACCGTGCCGCCGAGGTCATGGCATGGCCGCAACGGGTCGCCGTCGGACGCGATGAACCACGGCACGCCACCCGTTCCGGCCTTGACGTTCACGCACACCTCGACCCTGGGCGCGAGAACGAGCAGTACCGGCGGGACGCTGTCATACTGCCCCCGCGTAGACCAGCCCGCCGCAGCGAGCGCTTGGCCCAAGGCGCCGAGGTGGTCGGCTGCGTTCACATGTCCCGCCATGTCACCGCACCGGTCGTCCCGTCCCGCCACGCCTCACCGACGTGACCGAGTTCGACGTACTTCGCGAACCCGACCGGCGACAGCCCGACACGCCGCACTACCCCGCGCGTACCGCCTTCCGCCTCGCGAAGCGCGTTGTGGACGTCCCTGATCGCCTTGACGCGGTCGTCGGTGACGCCACCTCGTCCACCATCGCCAGACGGGACGTCCCACGCGTACAACTCCACTGGACCGCCCAGGTAGAAACCCATCACCGGACGTACCCGCCGCGCGCGACCCGACTCGACACGCCCATGGTGGACGGGACGTCCGCCCGCCCGGCCTGCGGTATGACCGCAGACCCCGCTGGACGGACGGCGAGCCCCGCACGGATCTCGTCGGCGAGTTGCCGAGGACTGTCGGCTTCCAGAAGCCGATCGCCCAGCATGGCCCACCAGTGCCCGGTGCGCCTGCCGAACCACGCGATCACACCGGGGAACAGCCTCTCCAACTCCCGCCTGACCTGTTCGGTGCGCACGTCGGTCCGTCCCGAGCGGGCGGCTTCCGCTACGTTGCACATGGATCGGGGCTCCTTCCGATCAAGGCCCCGGCCGGTGCTGCTATCACCGCGTCCGGGGCCGCCTTGTCTCTGAGTGTGGCGCTCGGTGTCCGTCCCTGGACTGCTGAGACTCTTGCTACGGCCACTTGTGTGCGCCATCCCGAAAAGATTCTGGTGATGCTCTGAGCTGTCCGTCAATGCACTGTGCATGATCTTTTTGACTTTCTGTTGTATAGACTGTGCACAGAGCAACGCATTTCCGGCACACTAGGGGCCATGGCACCGGTACCCCACAGCCTCACCGCACGCGGCCGCCGACTGGCCCGCGAACTCAAAGCCCACCGCGAGCGCGCCGGGATGACACTCGACCAGGCTGCGGCGGCCCTGGGCTGGAACCGGTTCAAGCTCGGCCGTATCGAGGCCGGCAAGACCAAGGCCACGGCGGCGGACGTGGAGCGCATCCTCGACCTCTACGGCACCGAAGACTTCGTCCACGCCGCACTCATCCAACTGGCACGCGACGCGGGCCGACGCGGCTGGTGGACCGCCTACTCCGGCGTGTTCACCGGCGGATACGTCAGCCTCGAAGACGAAGCATCAGAGATCCGCACCTACCACGTCCAACTCGTCCCCGGGCTCCTCCAGACCGAGGACTACGCACGGGCCATCATCTCCGCCGGCATCCCCGACGACCCAGACGAGGTCAACAAACGGCTCCACGCCCGCATGGCACGCAAGACACTGCTCAGCCGCCCGGATGCACCCACTCTCAGAACCGTCCTCGCCGAATCAGCGCTCCGGCAACTCATCGGCGGCCCGCAGGTGATGCGCGACCAACTCACCGAACTCAACCGTGCCGCCCAGCGCTCCAACATCGACGTCCGCGCTCTTCCCTACACGGTCGGTGCCCACGCCGGAGCCGAAGGCTCCTTCGTCATACTTGGCTACGCCGACCCGCTGGATCCCGACATCGGCTACTCCGAAGGCATCTACGGCAACGTCTACATCGAAGGTGCCGACCATGTCGCCCGCTGCAACGCCGCGTTCGACGCCATCTGGGGCGCTGCGCTTGGCGAGGAGCAGAGCGCGGCCCTTATCGCCGCAATAGCCGCAGACCTGTAGATAACCTGACCCCATGCATCCCTCCGCAGACTCGCCCACCGCGGTCTGGCGGAAGAGTTCCAAGAGCACTGCGACAGGCAACGAGTGCGTCGAACTCACCGCCATGACCGGGCTCATCGCCGTCCGTGACTCCGCCGATCCTGACGGACCCAAGCTGGCGTTCACATCATCCGCCTGGCGGGAGTTCATGACCCGTGTGAAGAGCGGCCAGAGGCTCGATCAGACCAGGTGACGTGCGTCCCAGACGCGCGGAAGCCGGGCGCGTACCGCCATCGCGTCATCAAGATCGAGCCGCTCTTCCCCGAGACGGATTCCCGGCTCGGCCACATGCCGGATCTCGGCGGGATGCTCGACTCCCTTGGCCGCAGAAGCCGCCCAGCCCACAACCCCATCGAGTTGCTCGGCCACGGCCCAGGCAGTTGCCAGTAGCTCACCCGCGAGGTCCGCAAGGTTGTCCGGATCATCGACGACGGCCTTGAACGCCGCACGACCGCGAGTGATCAGCCACGCCCGGAAATCGGCGAACGAGTCGTCGATCGTCCAACTCAGTAGCACGCAGGCTGCGTCCCACACCAGCCAACGCCGCGCCCGCTCGCCGACCGCCTGCCAACGATCGAAGAAAGCGGCCGCCTCATCGGCGGGAAGCATCGACAGGCTTCGCTCCAGGGAGTTGACCAACGCTGCGAGGTCGCCGCCGCTGTCGGCGCGGCACTCCTCGATCACCGCCCAGAACTTGTCCTCGTCCATGCACGCACGGTACCTCTCAGTGACGAGGCCCAATGGTCGGGCACACGGTGGCCGCAAAACGGCCGGCCGGTACGGCAGTGTCCAGGGACTACGATCCAGGGCAGTGGTCGGGGCCTGGTCCTGACGTTCACAGACGAGGCAGTTCCCTTGCCAAGCGGTCGACGTAGGCGGGAGCCGTGAGGCGGATTGTCTCTTCTGGAACATCGCCGGTGTGCGCGTCGACGGCCATGTTGACGCCAGGTGTGGCGGCACCGCCGAAGTACTGGCGGAGAAGTGTGAATCCCTCGGAAGCGATCACCCCTACCCGAGGGTCCCGGACGAGGGCAGTAAAGGTCTCGGCTACTTCCCGGACGGGAACAGTGGCCATGATCCGGTAGACATCGCCTGCGTCCTTGTTGGTGAGGCGGTCCGGATGGGTGTGGGCCTGGGCGTGACGTTCAGCGATCTTGTAAGCCTTGGCGACCAGGAGAGCCGCGGGGCCGGCCACGTTGGCCGTCACGCTGCGCTCGTCGGCCGGGTCGAGACTGCGGATGACCACTGGGGAGCGGTTGACGGCGCAGACCTCCAGGCCGGGCACCCACCGTGCAGTCATTTTTCCGTGTGGAGGGATCTTGGCGCTTCTGCTTCCGATCTTGTCTGCTAGTTCCTTGCCTACAAGGATGTCCAGTTCGATCGGGACGTCCTTGCCGTCTACCCGCTCGGTGCGCGCCCAGAGACCTGGCTGGTCGTCCTGTAGCAGGGTGAATCCCGCCGTCCGCAGAGCTTCGTCGACGAGCGGTTGATCATCCAGTACGGCGGGGTCGAGGCTTAGATCGGCATCGGAGGTGAAGGGAGCGTTCTGCAAAGAGGCGTCGGGTGTACGCAAGTAGACGGCTTGGGCCCCGACGACGGTGAACGCTGCAAGGTGCGGACGAAGGGCGATGAGGCCGTCGAGCAGGACTCGCCGCGATGCGATAACCAACTGGTTCCGGTCGAGGCCCTCAGGGACCTTGGCCATGTCCGACTCCTCCGCTTCTCTGAACCGGCCATATCCTTGCTGGTCGGCCGATGTCGTCGGCGTTCGAGCCTAGAGCCGGAGACCTTGATCAAGATGGCAGTCGGTCCAACTGCCACAGAGAGGTGTTTTCCGCCATGTAGGCGAGGACGGCTTCGCCCTCTGCGGGCATCCGGCCGGGACCGGAGAGACAATCCACGGCAAGCTGGCTCAAAGCAACCCTGCGGACGCCGTTGTAGTCCGCGGTCCGCGCGAAGACCACCGGGTCGTGAGCTCGTAGGAGAAGCACATCGCCTCCCTTGTCGACCCGCAACAGGGAGAGTTCGTCTCCGATCTCGTCGGGTAGGCGCGGTGGACCAGCGGGGTGATAGAGCATCAACTGTCCGCCTACAGCCAGCGGCGCCACCGTCCGTGCGGCATATGGCCCTGTTAGGGTGATATGCCGCCTGTGCTGCTCAGGAAGCGCGCGCAGTGCCTCGAACACCGCCTCGATGCCGTTCGGAGCGACCATCCTTACGTAGGAGTTATGTCGTAGAAGGTGGTAATTCTCGGCGCGGATGCGGAGAAGTTGCGACCAATCCACAGACGTGATGGTTCGGCCCTCGCGGCGGATCAGCAGCTGGTCCGCCATGGTGTCGAGAAGCCGTGAGACATAAGGCAGGCTGAGTCCGGCGGTACCGGCGAGCTCTGCGGCGCGGTAGGGCGGGGCGACATCAGCGAGTAGCCGGACAAGTCGGCCAGCCTTGATCCCGGCCAGAGTCACCTTGCCGCTCTTGGCGGTCCTGTGCGGAGAGCGGCTCGCGCCTTGCGTGAAGATGGCGATGGCCGGTCGCGTGATACGCAGCGCCGCGTTGCCGGTCAGGTCGATGTACCCGATGCCGTACTCGCGTAGGAGCGCCTGGACGCGCGGTGAGATCCAGGGGGCGATCACCACAAGGTTCGTGTAGTGGTTCACTTGCCGCAGCAGGCTCCACTTGGGCAGCAACTGCTCCTCTACCATGCGGGCCGAAACGCTCGTCTTCACATCGATCATCAACTGCGTCAGGACGCTGTCGCCGTCCGCCTTCACTTCGACCAAGGCGTCCAGGGGCCGGTCCCCCCGGGCCTCCTGCGTGTGCGGCTGGACGGTGACCTGCCAGCCGGAGCCGAGAAGGTCGCGCAAGACTGTCAGCCCCTGCTCAAGGAGCGAGTCCGGAGTCAAGTCGTTGTCGAGGCTCACCTTGCCATCCTGACACGTGGGATCCAACACATCCAAGCAAACTTGCCTGAAGGGCCAACTTTCTTCAATCACGCAAGTTGCCGATTCAGGCAAGTTTGCCTTGGCCCAGACTTGCCTGATGTGAGCAACTTGAGGTTCTGTGCAAGTCACGAGTCAGGCCCCGGCGGGTGCCGGGGCCTGACGTGTGGCGGATGCCGGAGAACCTAGCCGGAACGGGGAGGGCTGGTTCAGCGGACCTTGGGGACGTTGCCGAAGACGGGGGCCACTTGCGTCCAGCGGTGGAGCTGGCAGCCGTCCTGGCGGGTGAACTTGGTGTCGATGTTCTCGTCCTGCCAGCTGCCCTTGACCGTGGCGATCTCAGGGCCGCCGTAGATCTTGGTGCACATCTGGTCCTTCGGGACGGGCTTGAAGGGTTCCTTGGCCTTGGTCAGGGCCGCGCACGCGTCGGCGGCCTTCGGATGGGTACCGCCTGGAGGATCGCAGGTCAGCGTCCAGGTCTTGGCGGGGGCCTCCGCGGAGGCCTTGACGGTGATGGTGAGCGTGTCCGCCGGGGTGCCGGAAGGCTGCACGGACGTGGCGCCCGAAGGCTCCGCGGCGGGATTTCCGTTGGCCTGTTCGTCACCGCAGGCGGCCAGGGTCAGGAGCATGGCCACGCCCGGCGCGGCGAACAGGAGCGTCCGATACCGCATGCGTGATTCGACGCGGGGCCGGTTCGCGCGGTTCCATGGGGGTGTGATGAATTTCGGGGAAGACGTGCCGGCGGTCGGCGCCGCCGACGTCCCGCAGGACGGCTACCTGCTGGACGTCCGGGAGCAGGACGAGTGGGACGCCGGGCACGCGCCCGAGGCGGTCCACATTCCGATGCGGCAGCTGGGCGACCGGGCCGGGGAGGTGCCGCGCGACCGGGAGGTCTTCGTGATCTGCCGGTCCGGGGCGCGGTCGGCGCAGGTGACGGTGGCGCTCAACCAGGCGGGCTGGCTGGCGAAGAACGTCGACGGCGGGATGAAGGGCTGGGCGGAGGCCGGGCGTCCCATGGAGGGCGCGGGCGACGGTCCGCCGTTCGTCGCGTGATCCGTACCGTATGCCCCCTTCTGGGGGACGACGGGCGGTTGTACGATCAGGTCTGACCGATAACCGCGGGAGCTCGGGCCACAAGCCGGGCTGAGAGGGCGGCCAGCAGGGCGCCGCCGACCGCATGAACCTGTCCGGGTAATGCCGGCGTAGGGAGTGTGTCCCGTGACGTCCGACGTCGAACGGCGCCCTGAGGGCAAGCGGCCCGCCGATGAGGCCCCCTTCACCCTCGATGAGCCCGCCCCCAAGGTCCTCGGGTTCTGGGACCAGAGCGCCTTCTGGGCCAACCTGGGCGTCAGCCTCCTGGCCTTCTCCGGCGCCTACACCGTCCTGGCGCCGGACGCGGACGGCAAGCCGACCATCTCCATCATGGCGGGCATCGTCGCGATGGCCGTCGGGACGGCGCTCGGCGGGCTGATGCTCGGCCTCGCCGCCGTCCCCGGCGCCCGCACCGGGCAGCCCGCGATGGTGCTGCTGCGCGGCCTGTTCGGCGCCCGGCTGTCGTACGCGCCGACGATCCTGAACATCGCGCAGCTCATCGGCTGGGGGACGTTCGAGCTGATCGTCATCGCGGACGCGGCCCGCGAGCTGTGGGACGGCGTG
It encodes:
- a CDS encoding helix-turn-helix transcriptional regulator is translated as MAPVPHSLTARGRRLARELKAHRERAGMTLDQAAAALGWNRFKLGRIEAGKTKATAADVERILDLYGTEDFVHAALIQLARDAGRRGWWTAYSGVFTGGYVSLEDEASEIRTYHVQLVPGLLQTEDYARAIISAGIPDDPDEVNKRLHARMARKTLLSRPDAPTLRTVLAESALRQLIGGPQVMRDQLTELNRAAQRSNIDVRALPYTVGAHAGAEGSFVILGYADPLDPDIGYSEGIYGNVYIEGADHVARCNAAFDAIWGAALGEEQSAALIAAIAADL
- a CDS encoding DUF397 domain-containing protein, translated to MHPSADSPTAVWRKSSKSTATGNECVELTAMTGLIAVRDSADPDGPKLAFTSSAWREFMTRVKSGQRLDQTR
- a CDS encoding DUF4240 domain-containing protein; this translates as MDEDKFWAVIEECRADSGGDLAALVNSLERSLSMLPADEAAAFFDRWQAVGERARRWLVWDAACVLLSWTIDDSFADFRAWLITRGRAAFKAVVDDPDNLADLAGELLATAWAVAEQLDGVVGWAASAAKGVEHPAEIRHVAEPGIRLGEERLDLDDAMAVRARLPRVWDARHLV
- a CDS encoding SSI family serine proteinase inhibitor; the encoded protein is MRYRTLLFAAPGVAMLLTLAACGDEQANGNPAAEPSGATSVQPSGTPADTLTITVKASAEAPAKTWTLTCDPPGGTHPKAADACAALTKAKEPFKPVPKDQMCTKIYGGPEIATVKGSWQDENIDTKFTRQDGCQLHRWTQVAPVFGNVPKVR
- a CDS encoding rhodanese-like domain-containing protein is translated as MNFGEDVPAVGAADVPQDGYLLDVREQDEWDAGHAPEAVHIPMRQLGDRAGEVPRDREVFVICRSGARSAQVTVALNQAGWLAKNVDGGMKGWAEAGRPMEGAGDGPPFVA